Genomic window (Streptomyces sp. LX-29):
TGGACGTGTGGCGGGCGCCGACCGACAACGACAACGGGGCGCCCTGGCAGCCCGAGGAGCGTTACGGGCTGATCTGGCGGGGCCTGGGGCTGCACCGGATGCGGCACCGGGTGGACGCCGTGGAGACCACGGACACCACGCTGACCGTGCGCTCACGGGTCGCCCCGGCCGCCACCGATCTGGCGCTGGCGGTGCGTTACCGGTGGACGGCCACCGCGGACCGGCTGCGGCTGGCCGTCTCGGTCGTCCCCGAGGGCGACTGGAGCTGCCCACTGCCCCGGCTGGGGGTGCGGCTCGGGGTGCCGGCCTCGTGCGGCCACGCCCGGTGGTACGGCGGCGGACCGGGCGAGGCGTACCCGGACACCCGCGCGGCGGCCCGGGTGGCCCGCTGGGAGCTGTCGGTGGACGCGATGCAGACCCCGTATGTACGGCCGCAGGAGAACGGGGCCCGGGCCGACGTCCGGTGGGCGGAGCTGACCGAGCCGTCCGGGCGGGGGCTGCGGATCGAGGGGCGGCCGGTGTTCTGGTTCACGGCGCGCCGCTGGACCAGCGAGCGGTTGGAGGCGGCGGAGCACACCCCGGATCTGCTCCCGTCGCCGGACACCGTCTGGGTCAACCTCGACCACGGTCAGCACGGCATCGGCAGCCAGTCCTGCGGGCCCGGGGTGCTGCCCCGGTACCGACTGGAGGCGGCGCCGGCCGAGTTCTCCTTCACCTTCTCCACGCTGGGTTAGGCGCTCCGCGCGCGGGGCGTTCGTTCGAGGCTTCCGCCACGGCGCTCCGCGCGGGGCGTTCGAGGCTTTCGCCGCGGCGCCCCGCCGGCGGTCCACGGCGGGCTCAGGGCGCCGTCGTCACCCGCACCGACTCCGCCGTCAACCGGACCCGGTGGGTCGGGCCGCCACGCCAGGCGGCGGTCAGCTCCCAACCGCCGTCCGGGGCGCGGCGCGTGGTGACCGCGGCCAGGGCGGCGAGCGGAGGCGGGTCCGCGACGGCGGTGAGGCGGGCCAGACACAGGAACAGGTCGCCGCGCGGGGCGCCGGCCGCCGTCCCCCGCAGGGCGGGGGCGGTGGCGCGTCGGGCGAAGGCGGTGGCCACCGGCGGCGGCGCCGGAGCGGCCGACAGCCCGTGCAGGGGCAGGAGTTCGGAGCGCGGCGCGCCGTCCGCCGCCCAGCCGCTGAGCCGCACCTCCGCGCCGCGCGGGGCGCCGGTGACCAGGTGCGCGCGCAGTTCGCCGGCGCCGTGGGCGAGGACCAGGCTGAGGACGCGGGCCGGTCCCGCGCGGTGGCGTGAGGCGGCCCAGCCGTCGCCGGCCCCCAGCGGCTCCGGCTCGGTGCGGGAGGTGATCCGTCCGTCCCACCACAGCCCGAAGTGGTTGTCGGGCGCGGCCCCGTGGGGCGCGGGACCGGTGGCGGTGGAGTAGGCGAGTCGGGCGTAGTGCGGATCGTCGGGGTCCGGATGGGTGCTGCCGTGGTTGTGGACGCGGACCAGCCCGTCGGCGACGGTGGACTGTACGAGCCAGTTGGGGGCGGGCACCGCGTGGACGGCGTCGCCGCGCTCGACCGGGGCGGGTTCCTCGCGCGCGGTCCACACCGCGTGGTTGGCGGGGAGCAGCAGCCCGAGGAAGCCCTTGCTCGCCCAGTACGGCGAACCGGGTCCCGAGTAGCGCTGCAACACCCCCTCGTAGGGGCCGTGCCAGCCCAGGGAGAGCAGTCCGGTGCCGGCGGTCGCGCCCCGGTCGAGGAAGTAGCGCAACGCCCCCGAGGCGAGGCGGCGGGTGGTGCCGGGGCTCAGCGGGGTGTGTCCGGTGAGGGCGCCCAGCCACAGCGGGGCGGCGGCCGCGAAGCGGTAGGTGAGGGAGCGTCCCTGGTGCAGCGGGGCGCCGTCCGCGCCGAACAGCCGGGCCTGGTCGGCGAGGTGGGCGGCGAGCCGGGGGCCGTAGCGGGCGGCGCGGGCGGCGTCGCCGTCGAGCCAGGCGGTCAGCCCCGGGTACAGGTGCAGCGCCCAGCCGTTGTAGTGGTCGAAGGCACGGCCGCGCCCGTCGGTGTACCAGCCGCCTCCCGCGTACCACGGCTCGATGCGGGCCAGGCCCCGTGTCACGGCGGCGCGGGCGGCGGCGGGCCGGTGGCCGACCTCGGCGAGGAAGCCGCCGACGGTCGCGGGGAAGAGCACCCAGTTGTTGGGGTGCGGCTCGGCGGTGAGGGCGTCCGCCAGCCAGTCGGCGACCCGTTCGCGGACCGCGTCGTCCAGCCGGTCCCACAGCCAGGGGCGGGTCAGTCGCAGGGCGAGCGCGAGGGACGCGGCCTCCACCAGCGGCTGGGACCGGTCGGTGACGCGCGGCCAGTCCTCGGGGCCGGGGCCGCCCGGCCGCGCCGTGCCGGCCGCCAGCCCGGCGGCGTAGCGCGCCAACAGCCCGTCCGGGTCGGCTCCGTGCGCCCCCGCCACCCGCAGGGCGGCCAGCAGGAAGGTGCGGGCGTACCCCTCCAGCCCGTCCGAGCGCCGCCCCGAGACGCTGGGCCGGCCGCCGGGCAGGTGGTAGAGCGCACCGCCGGCGCTGGCGTACGGCGCCACCGCCGTCAGCAGGCCGTCGGCGGCCCACTCCCAGTGGGCGCGGGTCCAGCCGGTGTACGGGCTCAGCTCCCGGTCCTCGGGCGGTCGTCGCCGGCCGCGCGGGCCGCGTCCGCGCGGGGAGGCGGGGGACGTGCGCGGCTCGTCCACGCGGATCGCCGGCGCCCGGGCCGCTACCGCGCCCTGCGGCGCAGCGCTTCCAGTGCCTTGTCCGCGTGGACCGACATCCGGAACTCGCTCTTCACGACCTCCAGCACCCGCCGGTCCGTGTCGATCACGAACGTCACCCGCTTGGTCGGCACCGCCGCGATCCCGCGCTTCACGCCGAACCGCTCCCGCACCGTGCCGTCCGGGTCGGACAGCAGCGGGTAGCCCAACGTGTGCCTCTCCGCGAACTCCGCCTGTCGGGCCACCGGGTCCGCGCTCACCCCCACCGGTCTCGCCCCTTCCGCGCGCAACTCGGCCGCGATGTCGCGGAAGTGGCACGCCTCCTTGGTGCACCCCGGGGTGAGGGCCGCCGGGTAGAAGAACAGCACCACCGGACCGTCGGCGAGCAGTCCGCTCAGCGTTCGCGAGGCGCCGGTCTCGTCCGGCAGCTCGAAGTCCTCGACCACATCTCCGATGTTCATGAGCCCCAAACTACCGATCGGCCACGACGATTACCCGGGCGGGGAGACCGCGGTGGGACGGGACGGCGGGTCACCGTGGCGGACACCGCGGTGACCACCCGCTCACCTCTCCGCGCCGAAGAGCTCCAGCAGGTCCCGGCGTTCGAACATGCGGGCCGTCTCGATGGCGGAGGGGGAGCCCAGGCGCGGGTCGGCGCCGCCGTCGAGGAGGGCGCGGAGGACGTCCGGTTCGCCCTTGAAGACGGCTCCGGCGAGGGGGGTCTGGCCGCGGTCGTTGGGGCGGTTGGGGTCGGCGCCGCGGTGCAGCAGGGCCGCCACGGTGTCGGCGTGCCCGTGGTAGGCGGCGAGCATGAGCAGCGAATCGCCCTTGTCGTTGGTGAGGTTGGCGGGGACGCCCGCGTCCACGTACGCGGCGACCGTGTCGGTGTCGCCGTGGCGGGCCAGGTCGAAGATCTTGGCCGCGAGTTGGAGCACCTCGGGGTCGTGTGCGGGCTCGTTCTCGGCGTTCGACTCACTCATGGCCTCGTCCTCCGGATTCGACTGCTGCCTGACCGCGGGTGGGGCGGCCGCCCCGGGCCGCCTCCGCCGTCCAGAGTACGTACCTCCGCGGGACGATGATCAGCAAGGGCGCGCCCCGGCCCCGTTCAGCGGAATACATGGATAAACCACCCATTTGCGCCTTCGTGAAACTCGACACATCCTGTGATCCTGGAACCACTCATGGTGACCGTCCCCCCACCAT
Coding sequences:
- a CDS encoding DUF2264 domain-containing protein, with translation MSPYTGWTRAHWEWAADGLLTAVAPYASAGGALYHLPGGRPSVSGRRSDGLEGYARTFLLAALRVAGAHGADPDGLLARYAAGLAAGTARPGGPGPEDWPRVTDRSQPLVEAASLALALRLTRPWLWDRLDDAVRERVADWLADALTAEPHPNNWVLFPATVGGFLAEVGHRPAAARAAVTRGLARIEPWYAGGGWYTDGRGRAFDHYNGWALHLYPGLTAWLDGDAARAARYGPRLAAHLADQARLFGADGAPLHQGRSLTYRFAAAAPLWLGALTGHTPLSPGTTRRLASGALRYFLDRGATAGTGLLSLGWHGPYEGVLQRYSGPGSPYWASKGFLGLLLPANHAVWTAREEPAPVERGDAVHAVPAPNWLVQSTVADGLVRVHNHGSTHPDPDDPHYARLAYSTATGPAPHGAAPDNHFGLWWDGRITSRTEPEPLGAGDGWAASRHRAGPARVLSLVLAHGAGELRAHLVTGAPRGAEVRLSGWAADGAPRSELLPLHGLSAAPAPPPVATAFARRATAPALRGTAAGAPRGDLFLCLARLTAVADPPPLAALAAVTTRRAPDGGWELTAAWRGGPTHRVRLTAESVRVTTAP
- a CDS encoding peroxiredoxin gives rise to the protein MNIGDVVEDFELPDETGASRTLSGLLADGPVVLFFYPAALTPGCTKEACHFRDIAAELRAEGARPVGVSADPVARQAEFAERHTLGYPLLSDPDGTVRERFGVKRGIAAVPTKRVTFVIDTDRRVLEVVKSEFRMSVHADKALEALRRRAR
- a CDS encoding ankyrin repeat domain-containing protein, which codes for MSESNAENEPAHDPEVLQLAAKIFDLARHGDTDTVAAYVDAGVPANLTNDKGDSLLMLAAYHGHADTVAALLHRGADPNRPNDRGQTPLAGAVFKGEPDVLRALLDGGADPRLGSPSAIETARMFERRDLLELFGAER